The nucleotide window GCCAGCGGTACCTTTTTGAGTGTATTACCAAATATACACTCGGAAGACATTTTGAAAACAGTTGTACTCGCAATTTTAGGAGCAATTGTAAGTTTCACAATTACTATACTTCTTAAGAAACTGGTTCGAAAGAAAAGTAAATAATTACGAATTTTGGATTACGAATTTTGAATTTTATGAGTCCAGATCTTTCGGTCTGGGCTTTTTTTTTGTAAACCACTAAGGACTGAAAGCGATACACCTGATTACGCAGTTCAATAAATACAACAATCAGCCCACGATCAGTGGCAGTACTTCTTCTAATTTTAAACCAGTGTATAAGCAAAACTCTTCAATACTTATAAATTGATGTTCTTGCTTGTTTAAGTTCTTTTTTATCTCCGTCAGAAGTAATCTTGAATAGCGATAACTTTTGCCTGTAATTATCTGAACGTCTTTTGGATAGATACACACTCTTTTCTGTACTATTTTCATATGAAGATAATATTTGTTTTTTAATGGAATATGGTATCGCCATTCTTCATTCCAGTTTGTGATTTGGAATCATGGCGATTTCATAAGTTGCTGTCTTATATATAACCGAATTATTTTGAACTAAAATTTAAATGCATTTGCTTTAAATTGTTATGAAACAAAATTGACTTCTTTCTTTTGTTTTTTTTCCCAATACGGTTCGGAGTTACGATAAAATTTAACATCGAAGGGGTTTAAATTTTTTGCAATTGGCTACAAAATGGTCTTTTTACTCCATTTTTTACCTTTTTTTTTACTCCGTAGCTCTGCTATGCAGTGCAAAAAAGTTAAAATCTGGGGAAAAAACCCCTATTTTTCGCTTCAATCGAAAAAGTTTAAACCACTTCATTTAATACCAATTGTAAATTCTGGGTTAAAGGTTTAAAATGGTTTAAAAGTTTAAATACAAACGAATAAGTCCCTAGATTCATTTACAATGATTCTTTTTGTAATACCAAGGCCTTCGGCTAAAGTTTAGGACAGGCTATAGTCGAGATCGATTTTTGGGTTTTCATGCCCAAAAGCGCGAAGCTCGACCTGGTAAAACAAACGTCATTTCATATTGTTTTTTTTAGAATAAAAATGGTTCTCGATACAAATTTTCAGAAAAAGCTGTTCGCATTTTCTGAAAATTTACTCGAACTGACGAGTAAACTGTAACGTCATTTTAGATTTTTTTTAGAATAAAAAAGATGTCGCGAGGTGGGGGGCGTGGGGCGTTGAGTTGTGAGTTGTGGGTTGTGAATGGTTAATGGTTAATGGTTAATGGTGAGTTGTGAGTTTATTGGTTGTTAGTATCAATGATTATTTATTAATTCTTTCGCTATTTACGAATCTTCGATTTCGCTACGCTCAAACAGCTTTTCTTTTGCTTTGCCAATTCGCTTCGCTCGGGTTACGCATTCTTCAAACATTTGACACTCGACTGCGAAAGCTAAGGATAATTGAAATTTCTTATTTAAAATAAAATGACTATCCGTTATTTATACCTAACCGATAAAATTGACCACAAATTACACAAATTAGCACAAATTTTTTATTTTAAAATCCGTGAGAATCCGTGCAATCAGTGGCAAAAAATAGTAAGTACGCTTTGCGGACAGTCATATAAAATAAATTTGAACAGGCTCTAATAAATCTAAAAAATAAATTTTAAATAGGCTCTTAAAATCTATAACTTCGCAAGCTTAGTGGAAACCTCTTTTTTACTGAATGATTAAGATGTTTTGCCCTTATGGTTAATCATAGTTTTGTGACTTTGAAGGGCGAAGCCTTGTCTGATAGAGACGGCGTTAATTTGCCGGATATTGAGATAATGGGATAAAATGAGGAATGAATCAAAAATGAATTTAGTTTGTAGTAATGAATGGTATAGATAAGTCTGGCGATTGGCTGTTTGAGATAACACCAAAGAATAAATTTTTCTCTTTAAATTTTAAAGAAATTTGGCAATACAGGGATTTGTTATTTCTGTTTGTAAAACGAGATATAATTACAGTCTATAAACAAACGGTTTTGGGGCCACTTTGGTATTTGATTCAGCCATTGTTTACTTCTGTTACATTTACTATTATTTTTAACAACGTAGCAGGGATAGACACAGGAACGGTGCCTCCTTTTTTATTTAATTTAGCAGGAATTTCAGTTTGGAATTATTTTACTGCCTGTCTTAACGGTACTTCAGATACTTTTAAAGCCAATGCCGGTATTTTTGGGAAAGTTTATTTTCCGAGGATTATTACACCGCTATCTATTGTAATTTCCAATTTGATAAAGTTCGGAATCCAGTTTCTGATTTTTATAGTGTTTTATGTTTTTTTCGTTTTGAAAGGAGTTGATTTAAGTATAAATCCATTAGTTGTTTTTTTTCCAGTCTTAGTTGTTATAATGGGAATATTAGGATTGGGATTGGGAATGGTGATATCGTCGATGGTGACTAAATATCGCGACTTAAGTTATTTGATAGGTTTTGGAATACAATTGTTGATGTATTTATCTGCTGTAATGTACCCAATGACATTGATAAAAGATAAATTACCAGAATTTGGCTGGTTGGTCGAGTACAACCCATTAGCTTATATAATAGAAACATCTCGTTATATGCTTTTGAATACCGGTGAAATTTCGGTGTTAGGCTTAAGTTATACGCTGTTGGTTACTATTGTCTTGTTCTTTGTAGGGCTTTTGATTTTTAATAGAACGGAGAAGAGTTTTATTGATACTGTTTAATAGTGAATAGTGAATGGTGAAAAGTTAATGGTGAAAAGTGAATGATGAAAAGTGAAAAAATATGGATCATAAAGATTTAGATGTTTGGAAAAAGAGTATGGATTTAGTTGAATCTGTTTATAAATTGACTCATCAATTTCCAGAAACTGAAAAGTTTGGACTAATAAGTCAGATGAGAAGATCGGCAGTTTCGATTCCATCTAACATTGCAGAAGGTTCTGCCAGGAAAGGGGATAAAGAATTGTTACAGTTTCTTTATATTGCAATTGGTTCAATTGCAGAACTTGAAACACAATATTTGATTGCAATGCGACTAGGATTTCTATCTAATGAATCCATTGTGGAAAAACAACTGATTGAAGTGAAGAAACTTTTATTAGGATTTAAAAATTATATTGATAAAAAGTTGTGAGAACTGTGAAAAGTGAGTTGTGAATAGTGTGCTGGCTATTCACGGCTCACGGCTCACGACTCACGACTCACGACTTACATGAAAGACATTATATTAAAAGCCGAAAATATTTCCAAGCAATATCGTTTGGGGCAGGTAGGAACCGGGACATTGAGCCATGACTTGAATCGTTGGTGGCATCAGTTGCGTGGAAAGGAAGATCCTTATCTAAAAGTTGGTGATACCAATGATAGAAGCACAAAAGGAGAGAGTGAATATGTATGGGCTTTACAAGATATTAACTTTGAAGTAGAACGAGGTGAAGTTTTGGGAATCATTGGCAAGAACGGAGCCGGAAAATCAACCCTTTTAAAGATTTTATCTAAAGTTACGGCACCCACTACAGGAAGTATTAAATCCCGTGGTCGTATTGCATCACTTTTAGAAGTTGGAACCGGATTTAATGGTGAAATGACTGGGAGAGAAAATATTTATCTTAATGGAGCTATTTTAGGAATGACTAAAAGAGAAATTACCTCAAAGCTTGGTGAGATTATTGATTTTTCGGGCTGCGAACGATATATAGATACTCCAGTAAAAAGATATAGTTCTGGAATGACGGTTAGATTGGCTTTTGCTGTGGCTGCT belongs to Flavobacterium aquiphilum and includes:
- a CDS encoding ABC transporter permease, which gives rise to MNGIDKSGDWLFEITPKNKFFSLNFKEIWQYRDLLFLFVKRDIITVYKQTVLGPLWYLIQPLFTSVTFTIIFNNVAGIDTGTVPPFLFNLAGISVWNYFTACLNGTSDTFKANAGIFGKVYFPRIITPLSIVISNLIKFGIQFLIFIVFYVFFVLKGVDLSINPLVVFFPVLVVIMGILGLGLGMVISSMVTKYRDLSYLIGFGIQLLMYLSAVMYPMTLIKDKLPEFGWLVEYNPLAYIIETSRYMLLNTGEISVLGLSYTLLVTIVLFFVGLLIFNRTEKSFIDTV
- a CDS encoding four helix bundle protein; the protein is MDHKDLDVWKKSMDLVESVYKLTHQFPETEKFGLISQMRRSAVSIPSNIAEGSARKGDKELLQFLYIAIGSIAELETQYLIAMRLGFLSNESIVEKQLIEVKKLLLGFKNYIDKKL